In Capsicum annuum cultivar UCD-10X-F1 chromosome 8, UCD10Xv1.1, whole genome shotgun sequence, the genomic window aattcttcctcatcacttgtttcatATTAATTCATcgattcttcctcatcacttgttttattttcatcaagtaactcttcctcgcttatttcattttcatcaagtggATCTTCCTCTTCATTTGACCCGAATGTTCCTTCTCCATAATCATGAACATTTAATCTAAGTTCAGAAAGATTAAATTCTTCAGACAAGCGTTTGTTATGCTGCAACTTATCTGCTAATTCATCATCCACCCTTTCTTCAACACTTGAAATGTCATTCTGATACGCTATATCCAATTCATCCTCTACTACAACTCTTCCTATGGGCTTTGTTTTTATAAATACCCACCATGCAGATTTATTCTTACACAAAGGATAAGGAATGTAATACACTTGTTTAATATTTTGTGCAATGACAAATGAATCATAGAGTCCATACTCCCTTGTACgcttaatttcaactattttgtacTGAGGGTGCACCTTTGTACCTAACTTAGGAGTAGGACCATACCACTTACATTGAAAGAGAACTAATTTTTTCTTTGGCCAACCAATATGATAATCGAGTTCTAAAATCTTGTGAAGcacaccataataatcaacaccaCCATCACCTTTCACCCAAACCCCACTATTGTTGGTTTCATTTCCCTTAGAGAACTTTTATGTATGAAATCTGTACCAATTGACAGAGTACTTAGAAAACTTTCTGACTTTAGCATCAGGTCCCTAAGCTATATCACGTAAAAATTGGCcatttgggtcataattaagtggattatgaacctataaaaagtttaaaaaaagttGGAATTTAAATACACATGACATTGAACAAAAGTGTAAATtgtgttaaatatttaagttacactTACATATTCTCTAACCACACTGAAAACATAGGATAAATAGCAGCATCCCTATGTTAAGCCATGAAGTAGCTGCCCGACAAAGTTATGACTTTCATTAGTTAAAGCTTAGATAGACCTTGAATGATTGTACTTAATGTAAATATACTCACTTATAAAAAGGAAGGACCCCGGTacaatttaataatacatgtgtTGTAGCTGACTTAAGCTCCACCTCATTCAAATATTGAACTGGACTACCTTTCAGACTTCCTTTACCtggttgattgaatattgaaaatagTAGTGCCGAAGGATCTATATTGTCTCCATCATCATGCCTATTAGGTCGGTTTATCAGACATGGTACATCttgttcaaaataatatgaacaaaaataaaaggtcTCTTTAGCCAAATAAGCCTCACATATTGATCCCTCAATTCGGGATCTTATGGTCTGTTTACATTTGCCAATAGTCCTGCATAGTATGATCTTTTGgatgaaataatgttcaattaagACACATAAAGGTAAATGTCAAAAGTCAATACCTCTCAAAGGGATACATCCATCGACATTGAATAGGACCTCCAAGTCATGCCTCTCGCACAAGGTGAATTGGAAGATGCtccataatataaaaaaaaactaggaGGAAAAATTGGCCGACTTATTTAAGGTTAAGCGGATATTGATATCCATTAAAGATAGTTCTCCTCCCTTAATATGTTAGAacataaatctttaaaaaataagctTATATCTATTATGGGCTTCCAAATTCTATCGCGCAATGCACAAATACATTAGGCATCAATGACTCCATGAAAATATGATAGTCATGGCTCTTTATAGAGGTCAACTTTCCTTCCTTCATGTCAACACACCTAGACAAATTTGACGCATATCCATCTGGTATTCTCAAATTGTTAACCCAATCACAAATCACTCTTCTATCCTCCAAAGTAAATGTGTAACTGGCCTTGGGCTTCTGAATCTTATTGTTTAAGTATGTCAGGTATAACTCACTACGCCGATAATACTTCTTTAAGTCCATCCTAGCCTTcaagttatcttttgttttgttacttacatccatcacagtattaaataagttttcaaagaagtttttctcaatatgcatggAATCCCGATTATGAGGCAGAAGATTATTCTTCCAGTAATCTAACTCCCAAAAAATGCTTCGTTTAGTCCAATTATGTGTTACACTATAATCAGGTATCCTGGATGGTGGAGACTCTGTTACCTTAGGCAGATTCCTCAATCTACACTAATACTTAGACATTTAGTTTGTATTGTTAAAGGCCAAAATTTGGTAGGCAAACTACATACCATTTTTGAATAGTTGTTCGAGTTGTTTGAACCCTTTAACGCTTTAATATAGAATAACGACTTTATCTTTAGAATCAAAGTTAATCTTAACTAACGACTTTATCTTTAGAGTCAAAGTTAGTCTTAACTAACGACTTTATCTTTAGAATCAAAGTTAATCTTAACTAATTAGTAGTATTgatttaatcaaatataatttttggaGGTAGGAGAATTTACTATCATTAAATAATCGGCTTTACTTGTTTTTGGATATAgtaaattaattttgtttgaatAAAAGATGGCAACTATGCAAATTTAATTTCAAGAGGCATTGTTGGGATTTTTAGTggtaaaaaaatacttatttttttttcaaaatactaGTCTTTTCTTGATAAATCAAAATCTCATGTCACTATAGATTTAAGAAATTATATATAGGGGTGGGCGTTCAGTCGGTTCGGTCTGATTGTTTATTATCAATTTGGTTTATCAgtttttggattgacaaaaatgtCATCCGttaccaaaccaaaataaattcgatttggttcggtttttacaaatttggttcgattattttggatttttatttcggtttgaaatattaaagtagttagcctctttttcataactgagcattctaaagtcaccaaaatagtccataaaatatttgagtcactcAAACAATATATAAACCAGTtcataaaacaacaaaatagtctataaaataataaaatagtcagTCAATCACCATCACCATCCACCAATCCACAAAACAGCTGGTCTACTTGAAGAAATATGCAGACAACATCACCATTCACCAATCACCAGGCAGCAGCATAATTTAGAGCCAAAAAACTGCTCAAAAGAGACAAAATGCATTAGGttccaacataatttaaacaAAGAGGTATTCATTGTATTATGATAGGTCAAATAGTTAAGATAGGAAACTACAAGAACAACTAAGCCTCAGTCCCAAACATCAAACAAGCTGGGCTTGACTCCTTGTATTATGATAATTGACAAGTTTTATGTTTGGCCAGCTTACTGTAACTGTTCTTGTTCATTCAGGCTTGAGACTAGCAATGTGAGCAAGCTCACACAAGTAATATTTGGCATCAACAACATAATAAAGGTATTTAAGGATCAAAAGAGAACCATGAAAAGTATCAGAAAGCAAAGACAGAATCTTAAACGATGAGTATCTAACAAACCAAAACAGATTACCTAGCACTAAATTAGGTAGCAGATCACTGTTTGTGTGCAGGTAAATTAGGTAACAGACCACTGTTAGTGAAGAGCAATTCGTGAACTGACTCCTGATATATTGTCGTTCTCTACAAATAGAATGTCCAATAAGCTAATGTTGAGTTGGGAGGATGTTCTAGGATTTTTGTTCGCATTCTTGGTTTTGTTATGTAGAGGATGTGTTACATGTTTCCCAAAGCACCTTTCTATTTTCTCATTCGAAAGGCTCAGTGAATCATCACTTTTGCCTGCAGGCAGGCCTCTACTGTCTATCCCATTGTACTCTATTGTCTCaccctttttttgttgtttgtatattACATTTTAATTGGAACTCGTGATCGTATGTCTTCTGCTAACTTAGTTGAttgattactattattattaccaAGATCACCTGGCAACAGGTTTCTGCTTTGTACTAAATTTCACTTTAACTTTCGCTATTCATTCATTAGACCAGAAATTATAGGTTTTATTTGTAAATATTTAGAAGTTAAAATTAGTTCATTGTTCAGAGAAAGTGAGTTTTTTTGCTGGTATTTGCTTAAATTTTTCCAAGGCtcttgaatttcattcatttttttatgcAGTGTCAGGTAAATTTGAGATAATGGAACCACCCCTCCAcccttctccacttaaatacccataataaaaataaatattgtaattcaaGATTTTCTGGAAATGATAATTGATTCCCAAATGATACTTTTATCTATTGACCTAGTAAATGAACCAAATTAAACACTACTTGGCATGAATATTTCAAGAGAATATAAATAACTGTGAAATTTAGATACCTTTTGAGGTCGATTAAAAACTAGTGATCCTTTGTACTCTACCCATCCATCTCCATCTTTGGCTTAGTGATATACTAATATTGACAACAATCCTGCACACCAGTAAGTATCATAAGAATTTGAACAAGTGAAATTTAAACTAGTTATTTTGTTAGCATATTAGAACAGATTACCTCCTTGTTTTAATATGCTAACAAAATATCTagtttaattttttagtattcaGCGCTATAAGAGCTAGCAGACAGCAGCGCAGCAGCTCTCTTTGATCCTACGCAGACTCTATTTAGCTAGTTTAAATCAGCTTCTTTCACAAAAGTTGGTGTTTCTATTCTAAATTTCTAACACTTTCACCATTAGTAATTGGAtcattaaatcaataaaatagtagtagtaaaagatgaacccaaaaacaaacttacctACAATTCACATTTGTATTTTGAGAACTACACATCAataatgctagatttagttccaCTACAAGccatttctaaaaaaaatataagacacTTGTTAGTTGATATGCAATATAAACAAgtagttatttttaatataatgaatacaaaattataaaattcttacCAACTTCAAGTTGCTCAAGATACTCCAAATCTTCCTCGATATTAACTGGAGTAGATTCACTTCTGAGCCAATCTTGAAGACAAATAATAGATTGCACTAGTTTAGGAGTTAATGAACTCCTAAAGGGATCAATAGCCCAACCTCCCTTGCTAAATGCACATTCATATGCGACACTGGAAATGGGAATGGCTAACACATCACGAGCCATCTAAGCAAGAATGGGAAATCTCAGCTCAGTAACTTTTCTCCAACCTAATATATCAAATTGTTCCGAATCTGGCTCAATCTCTTCAGCAAGATATTTTCCTAACTCAGATTTATTGCTTGAACCTCCACTAATTTCCTTATGCTTCTCAAATTGtagttttgttctcattatttctcttctttgaaaGTTTTCATAACCATTTATGGATGAAAAATtcccaaaaaaagaagaagtggaTGAAGATAAAGAGTTTTTTGACTTCTTAACATAATGCTCAAACAAGGCTTTCATATATGACTCCACTAAATCGGACAACTTCTCCCCAATTTCTTTTCCAAACATGTCCACAATTGCAAAAGAAACATATTCAAGTTTGTTGCGGGGATCCAACAcagatgaaataaaaatcattttgttcattttatctggAGTACCCCAATACTTTCTAAACTTTTCCCTCATACTTGCTgccatttttttcaaattagaatctttattttctatcatcTCTTTCAAAATCAGATCAAGCTCAGCAATTTCCACAAAGTGTGCATTGGTAGTAACATATTTTGAACCAAAAACTTTCAAAGTAAGATCATAAAAAGTTTCCAAAAATTTTACCATTGTCCTCACATTTTCCCAGTCCTCATTTACAAAGGCGCCTGCCTTAGTTCCATCTTCACAAGGAGAGGTACGGAGATAATCCAAGAAACCATTATCATAGAAACTATATCTTTCAAATGCAAGCACAAAATGTTGTGTTGTTTCAAGCATCAAGTATGTAGAGTTCCATCGAGTAGGAACATCTAAACATAAGCATTTCTTACAAGCTATCAATTGAGATTCACAACATTCTTTGAACTTTTTAATTCTCGCGATAGATTGTTTAATATACTTCACAACTTGTCTCACTCGCTTGACAGACTTATCAATTTCCTTCAGCCCATCTTGCACAATAAGATTAAGAATATGTTCCATACACCTCACATGAAGATGTTGACCATCCATTATGTTAGTTCCCCAATTACTTAATTGTTTAGACATTTCTATCATTGTAACATCGTTGGAACTGGCATTATCAACTGTAATACTAAAAATAGTATCCAAACCCCATTCAAGCAAACAATTAGTAATGGAAGAAGCCATATCACACCTTTATGACTAGTAATTGGACAAAAATTTATCACTCTGTTATGCAATTTCcaatttgtatcaataaagtGAGCTATTAGACACATGTAGTTAATCTTTTGTATAGACGTCCAAGTATCTTTC contains:
- the LOC107879658 gene encoding zinc finger BED domain-containing protein RICESLEEPER 2-like; this translates as MASSITNCLLEWGLDTIFSITVDNASSNDVTMIEMSKQLSNWGTNIMDGQHLHVRCMEHILNLIVQDGLKEIDKSVKRVRQVVKYIKQSIARIKKFKECCESQLIACKKCLCLDVPTRWNSTYLMLETTQHFVLAFERYSFYDNGFLDYLRTSPCEDGTKAGAFVNEDWENVRTMVKFLETFYDLTLKVFGSKYVTTNAHFVEIAELDLILKEMIENKDSNLKKMAASMREKFRKYWGTPDKMNKMIFISSVLDPRNKLEYVSFAIVDMFGKEIGEKLSDLVESYMKALFEHYVKKSKNSLSSSTSSFFGNFSSINGYENFQRREIMRTKLQFEKHKEISGGSSNKSELGKYLAEEIEPDSEQFDILGWRKVTELRFPILA